The following proteins come from a genomic window of Candidatus Edwardsbacteria bacterium:
- a CDS encoding purine-nucleoside phosphorylase: protein MNDMIKMINEASDYIKGKTKISPKIGIILGTGLGGLVKEIDIKDTMPYQDIPHFPVSTVESHAGKLIFGHLSGKPVMAMQGRFHYYEGYNMQQVTFPVRVMKALGVEILMVSNACGGVNPAHQSGDIMLISDHINLMGDHPLIGKNHNELGPRFPDMFNLYDADLQKLAEETALEEKIKLQKGVYLALTGPTLETGAEYRMVRLLGADVVGMSTVPEVIVARHSGLKVIGFSIITDMGFPEAMRSVSLEEVIAVAGQAEKKFVQLVKSVVAKIN from the coding sequence ATGAACGATATGATCAAGATGATAAACGAGGCGTCTGATTATATAAAAGGCAAAACCAAGATCAGCCCCAAGATCGGCATCATACTTGGCACCGGCCTGGGCGGGCTGGTCAAGGAGATAGACATCAAAGACACCATGCCTTATCAAGATATTCCTCATTTTCCGGTGTCCACCGTGGAGAGCCATGCCGGCAAGCTGATATTCGGGCATCTCTCGGGGAAACCGGTGATGGCTATGCAGGGCCGCTTCCATTACTACGAGGGCTACAACATGCAACAGGTGACCTTCCCGGTGCGGGTGATGAAGGCCCTGGGTGTGGAGATCCTGATGGTCTCCAACGCCTGCGGCGGCGTCAATCCGGCCCACCAGTCGGGCGATATCATGCTGATCTCCGATCATATCAACCTGATGGGGGACCATCCCCTGATCGGCAAGAACCATAACGAACTGGGGCCGCGGTTTCCTGATATGTTTAATCTATATGATGCAGACCTGCAGAAGCTGGCCGAAGAGACCGCCCTGGAAGAGAAGATCAAGCTGCAAAAGGGCGTCTACCTGGCCCTGACCGGCCCCACCCTGGAGACCGGGGCTGAATACCGGATGGTCCGGCTGCTGGGGGCCGACGTGGTGGGCATGTCCACCGTGCCCGAGGTGATAGTGGCCCGCCATTCGGGCCTGAAGGTGATAGGCTTCTCCATCATCACCGACATGGGATTCCCCGAGGCCATGAGGTCGGTCAGCCTGGAGGAGGTCATCGCAGTGGCCGGCCAGGCCGAGAAAAAATTCGTCCAATTAGTAAAGAGCGTGGTGGCAAAAATAAATTAA